In Zhaonella formicivorans, one DNA window encodes the following:
- a CDS encoding NCS2 family permease, which translates to MAQTQSSLSESGGLAGFFKFAENGTSLKTEIIAGLTTFVTMAYIIIVNPLTLAGPNANTGMDFGAVLMATCLASAFATLVMGLLANYPFALAPGMGLNAFFTYGLVGAMGLPWQVALGAVFISGCIAVLVTLTGIRETIIRAIPMPLKAATGAGIGLFIAFIGLKNAGIIVDNPATFVALGKMSDPHVLLAVFGLIITGILLVRRVTGSIILGILITTVLGLFVPAGDGKMITNFVPGAFGIFDKPPAITPGLFKLDIAGALKFSLFAPIFSLFFVDLFDTIGTFVGVASKTGMIDEHGNLKRGSRALFADSLGTIIGSLLGTSNTTTYVESAAGVNAGGRTGMTSVVVAILFLLSTFLSPVVLAVPAVATAPALILVGVLMCSVLKEIDWEDVFIAIPAFLTVIMMPLTFSIATGLAVGFVTYVLLALLSGRGKEVHWFMYVLGVLFIIYFAVQAGV; encoded by the coding sequence ACTACTTTCGTGACCATGGCTTATATCATTATCGTTAACCCGCTGACCCTAGCCGGCCCGAATGCAAATACGGGAATGGACTTTGGCGCGGTGTTAATGGCAACTTGTTTGGCTTCTGCTTTTGCTACCCTGGTCATGGGACTCTTGGCTAACTATCCTTTTGCTCTGGCTCCGGGCATGGGTCTGAATGCCTTCTTTACTTATGGGTTGGTAGGTGCTATGGGATTGCCCTGGCAAGTAGCTCTTGGCGCAGTCTTTATTTCCGGTTGTATAGCAGTGCTCGTAACGTTAACCGGAATCCGGGAAACAATCATTCGGGCTATCCCTATGCCGCTAAAAGCTGCTACGGGCGCCGGTATCGGTTTGTTTATCGCTTTTATTGGATTAAAAAATGCCGGAATTATTGTAGATAATCCCGCTACCTTTGTAGCACTTGGTAAAATGAGCGATCCCCACGTGCTCTTAGCTGTTTTCGGACTGATTATAACAGGCATACTGCTGGTACGCCGGGTTACAGGCAGCATTATTTTGGGTATTTTGATTACTACAGTGCTTGGCTTATTCGTACCGGCCGGAGATGGGAAAATGATCACCAACTTTGTTCCCGGTGCCTTCGGTATTTTTGACAAGCCGCCCGCTATCACTCCCGGTTTATTTAAATTAGACATTGCCGGCGCGTTGAAGTTTTCACTTTTTGCGCCCATTTTCTCCTTGTTCTTTGTGGACTTGTTTGATACCATCGGTACTTTCGTGGGTGTTGCCAGCAAAACCGGTATGATCGACGAACATGGCAACCTGAAGCGGGGCAGCAGAGCCCTTTTTGCCGATTCACTTGGCACCATTATCGGCTCCCTGCTTGGCACTTCCAACACCACCACTTATGTGGAAAGCGCTGCCGGGGTTAACGCCGGCGGAAGAACAGGTATGACTTCTGTTGTAGTTGCCATCCTGTTCCTGCTCTCCACCTTCCTGTCGCCTGTTGTACTGGCGGTTCCGGCGGTTGCTACCGCTCCGGCTCTGATTTTGGTTGGTGTGTTAATGTGCTCTGTGCTGAAAGAAATCGATTGGGAAGATGTGTTTATTGCTATTCCAGCCTTTTTAACAGTAATCATGATGCCGCTCACTTTCTCCATTGCTACCGGTTTAGCAGTTGGTTTCGTAACCTATGTCCTGCTGGCCCTTCTTTCCGGCAGAGGTAAAGAAGTACACTGGTTCATGTATGTTTTAGGTGTACTGTTTATCATTTATTTTGCAGTCCAGGCAGGAGTGTAG
- a CDS encoding ComF family protein produces the protein MKLLEQIWHSFWQLMFPDRNSCPLCAKDLGGSKLICAECATELELWKKRQFCPRCGRVSIAGKACQCARRLPFFKRVYGVAPYTGPYKKAIHRLKYGGQTHLALPLGCLMGEYLREINPYEKAAIIPVALSRQKMSQRGYNQARLLAETAGKTAGVPVLDNVLKKVKETVPQASLKRIEREQNLRNVFKVEQPAAVLNRNLILLDDIFTTGVTADEAARTLLLAGAREVVVLVWAIGVPGNLSII, from the coding sequence GTGAAACTTTTAGAGCAAATTTGGCACAGTTTTTGGCAATTGATGTTTCCTGACCGTAATTCCTGCCCGTTATGCGCAAAAGATCTTGGAGGTAGTAAGTTGATTTGCGCTGAGTGCGCGACCGAACTGGAGCTGTGGAAAAAGAGGCAATTTTGCCCGCGCTGCGGCAGGGTCAGCATCGCGGGAAAAGCATGCCAATGTGCCCGCCGGCTGCCTTTTTTCAAGCGTGTCTACGGGGTGGCGCCTTATACAGGGCCTTACAAAAAGGCGATTCACCGCCTGAAATACGGGGGACAAACTCATTTGGCACTCCCTTTGGGCTGTTTAATGGGAGAGTACCTTAGGGAGATCAACCCTTACGAAAAAGCTGCGATTATTCCGGTAGCTTTGAGCAGGCAAAAAATGTCGCAGCGGGGTTATAACCAAGCGAGGCTTTTAGCCGAGACTGCAGGTAAAACGGCAGGGGTACCGGTCCTGGACAATGTTTTAAAGAAAGTGAAAGAAACTGTACCCCAGGCCAGTTTAAAGAGAATTGAACGGGAACAAAATTTGCGCAACGTTTTCAAGGTAGAGCAACCGGCCGCTGTTTTAAACCGTAATTTGATTTTGCTCGATGATATTTTTACAACCGGCGTGACTGCCGATGAGGCAGCGCGAACGCTGCTCCTAGCCGGCGCCAGGGAAGTCGTTGTGCTGGTATGGGCAATAGGTGTTCCTGGGAATTTGAGTATTATTTAA